The following proteins are co-located in the Schistocerca nitens isolate TAMUIC-IGC-003100 chromosome 2, iqSchNite1.1, whole genome shotgun sequence genome:
- the LOC126235472 gene encoding uncharacterized protein LOC126235472, which produces MMICIVTGAQELRRYSKELKHADELMIPKNTETAKMMGTFVLVVHLTVLVAVLATIDQNSNGFFDYLEVIFSLFFDYMMTLQFAVLELEMWMRFCCLNARLQETVPVRLTPLSREAASQLTSPNRLRQLLEAYTSLCRGAKHLQNHFGAPVAASVAQSVWCSTCSAYEVLLIQLRPQWARKLPLSPSVCNSLMFLGSHWLRLTTLALSCAAVEHAAATTGELLLSASVTSEGRCAELESFLPFVIHGPRLRFSAAGFFTVDRHLLVSALAIVVTYVVILGQLTPIQ; this is translated from the coding sequence ATGATGATATGCATCGTGACAGGAGCCCAAGAGCTACGGCGATATAGTAAAGAGCTGAAGCATGCTGATGAGCTCATGATACCGAAGAACACAGAAACTGCCAAGATGATGGGAACGTTTGTCTTAGTTGTCCATCTGACAGTTCTTGTTGCCGTGCTCGCCACTATAGATCAAAACTCGAATGGTTTCTTTGATTACCTGGAAGTCATATTCTCACTGTTCTTCGACTATATGATGACTCTCCAGTTCGCTGTGCTGGAACTAGAGATGTGGATGAGATTCTGCTGTCTGAATGCCCGTCTGCAAGAAACAGTTCCAGTGCGCCTGACGCCTCTGTCTCGGGAAGCGGCTTCCCAGCTGACGTCCCCAAACAGACTTCGCCAGCTATTGGAAGCCTACACGTCACTGTGCCGAGGAGCAAAACATCTGCAGAACCACTTTGGAGCACCTGTGGCGGCCAGCGTGGCGCAGTCGGTGTGGTGTTCCACTTGCAGCGCCTACGAAGTGCTACTGATACAGCTGCGGCCTCAGTGGGCTCGGAAGTTGCCACTCAGCCCCTCTGTCTGCAATTCACTGATGTTTCTCGGGTCGCACTGGCTGCGACTCACCACACTGGCGTTGTCTTGTGCGGCGGTGGAGCACGCAGCAGCGACTACTGGCGAACTCCTGTTGTCGGCTTCTGTGACGTCTGAGGGCCGATGTGCTGAACTGGAGAGTTTCTTGCCATTCGTCATACATGGCCCACGACTGCGTTTCTCAGCTGCTGGGTTCTTTACAGTCGACCGTCACCTGCTAGTGTCTGCATTAGCCATTGTTGTAACTTACGTTGTTATCTTGGGACAGCTCACACCTATACAGTGA